ACCGGCTATGATAAAACAGATATGGGTAAGATTTTGGAAAGGAACCTGACAGGTTCTGCTTTTAAATTTTACCCGGACCCTTATACTGAGCAGCATCTTTTTTATCGTTCCGATAATGCATCCTTGGCAAAGTTGGGCGTTCCGGCGCATACCATCTCTACTTCTAAAATGGATAACGAACCCAATTACCATAAAGTAAGTGATGAAATAAGTACGCTAGATATGGATAATATGGCGGAGATAATTAAAGCTATTGCACTCAGTTCAACAACTATTGTAGACGGGAAAGATACACCAACAAGGGTAGATACTTCCAAGTTGAATTAATCCTATTAAAAAAGGTGCGAATATAATCGCACCTTTTTTAGTAAACCTCATTTCCATTTATATTTTCCATTTAAAACCAATATAAATATTTCTTCCCATTACAGGCCCCCAAACCTGCGAGGCATCAAACTGATTCCCAAAAGGATGAGCGGCTCCCAATATCAAAGGGTTTTGTCTATAATTGGTTAAATTCTCAGCTCCTACATAAATATTTAAGTCATCGTTCATTAAGCTTTTATTTATCTGTACATTCATGGTGATAAATGACGGAGCATATCCCTCTGCATATTCAAAAGATTGTGGCAATCGCTTTCTGCCCGTCAATTGAGTTGTATAATTTATAGACCAATTGTTCTTAGTAGCGTAATTTAAATTGACAAACCCACGGTTATTGGCAATGAAAGGTTTTTCTTTTAAAGTATTACCATAGGTCGCTTTTACATCATAATAACGATAAGCGAGTCGTACATTAAAATTATGAATCGGCTCGTAATCCAATTGCGCCTGAAAACTGTTTGCATAGGATTTTCCGTTGAGGTTATAAAAATTGACAATGCCAGGCGTTTCAAAATCAGCCATCACCTGGTTTTTAAAATCGGTATAATAATAATCGACTGAGAAAGTACCCTCTTCATAATTTAATTTAAATTTCTGCGTAAGGTTAATGCCGGTATTCCAAGACGTTTCAGGTTTAAATGGGTAAGCATTTCCGCCAAAATTAGCAATAGGCATTCCATCAATTTCAAGGCTGCGGCTGCTTGCTAGTAAACCTGCATTCTCTGAAAGAATATTCGCTGTTCTTTGCGCTCTACCAACAGAAAGTCTTAAGGAGGTCAGATCAGTAAGTGCATAACGGATATGCAGCCTCGGGGTAACGAAAGCCCCAAACAAATTATGATGATCTACACGCAAACCAGCTACAACATTGAACTTTGTAAGATAATTATAACTATACTCGGTAAATATGCCCGGCACCACTTCTCTCCTATTAAAATCGGTGTTTACAAATTTCTCTTCATAATTATCCAATTGCAAGCTCGAACCAAATTTTATCACATTATCATCACTATGGAAGAGCCTTGATTGAAAAATATAATTGGCATAAAAGCTATGTTGTGTGCCATCATAATTACGCGCGCCATACAAACTTCTCTGTTGATGGTAAACGCCAGACAATTGTAAACCCATGCTCTGATATGGTTTATTGATATATACTTTGCCAATTTTCGCCCAACCTTCTGCACGCTTTATATCGTTTTGAAAGCCCCAAAGGCCATCATTCTCATTTCTCTTATAATTCAATTGGCCGCCAGTAGACTTTAAATAATCGCCTTTAATACCTGCCTGAAACTCCCACCCCCTCGGACCAAAATAAAACCAACGATTGGCGCCCACCAAGACAGTGCCGATAGGACTATCCATAAAGCCATCTTTGTTTTCATCATTTCTTCTCCAGTCAGAACGACCATATAAAAACAAATTAGAGCTCAAGCCTTTTTTAAAATGATGGTTGTAAATCAAATTGCCCTCTGAACGGCCTTGTGTACTTTGGTAGCCATTTAAAATTAGCTTATACTTATTAGCCATGTCGGGCATATCGGTCATAAAAGGTTTTATCAGTTCCGTATTTATTTGTCCGGCCACCCCTTCATAACCATTCACAACACTTCCTGTACCCTTGCTTAATTGAATACCTTCAAGCCAAGTACCCGGTGTAAAACTAAGCCCGATAATAGAAGCTAACCCTCTAACATCAGGGATATTTTCTCTGGTATAAGATGTATTGGTACCAGACAAGCCCAACATTTCTATTTGTTTGTACCCCGTTACAGCATCCGTGTAACCCACATCCACCGACGGTGTTGTTTCAAAACTTTCGCTAAGATTACAACAAGCGGCGCGTAACAACTCGCCCTGACCAATTTTCTCTGTTTTCATGGCTCCCATCAAACTAATAGAACTGCTGTTTTGTTTACTTTTTACAAGCACATCCTTTAAAGATGACATGGGCTTTAAATAAATAAGGAGAGTAGCGCTATCTTTTGGGATATTACTTGTATCCGTCTTATAACCACTATAACTAGTAATGAGCTGCATCACATTCATTGTTAAATTGAAGGAGAATCTTCCCTCAGAACTAGCTATTTTACCCTTATTATGTTTACCGTATTTAATTGTTGCTCCACCCAAAGGTGCCCCACTAATTGCATCTAAAACAATTCCGCTTACCTGATGGTTTGTTGTATCCTGCGCAGATACTTTGCAAACGGTAATAGAAATGATAAAGCAAAAAGTATAGACAAATTTTCTTAGAAAAGAGTCATTGTTACTTATCTGCACTTAGTTCTTCTTTATAAGCGCAGCAATGAGGTAATTTTTTGTATTCTTCGTCTGTAGCCCTTATATTACCTGCATTGTGGCCTGCATGGGCAATACTATGCTCAATTTTATCAAGAGAAGTCTTCGGAGAATACACAACAATTAATTGTTTCGTTTGCACATTCCAAGCTGCATGTTTAACGCCTTTAATATAAGCCGCATTTTCAATACGCTTTTGGCATTGTTCACAAATGCCGTCTACATGAATGGTGTCAGAGGAAATGGTTTTCTTTTGTGCAAAAGAATTTGTAGAAATAAATAATAGCAGCGCTATTGCGCTTATCAACTGTTTCATTATTTTATGAATTAAAAAATTAAATATTGCGTTTAAAAAAATCAAGCGCGATATTTTATCCATAATAAGTGAAACGCTGGTGAAGTTTGTATAAAGGAATCTTTCGCCAGAGATTGGGTGGCCTATTGCAATAAAGATTGAATCCGTGATCATTTTCACTAAGTAAATCATCGCGCTGAAAACAAGGATTAACCACTATTTGAAAGGGTATTTGCAAAAAGCTTTTAAAGTCGTTGACTACTAATTGCAAGTCTTTGGATACCTGGGGGCGAAAGCTTTTCTCAGTACAACAACCTTTGTGTTTAACAACTAATCCATCTTGACAGCAACAATTATTAATTGCCCCGTCATCAATAATTTTAACAGATATATTCTGAAGATTATCACCACAATAATGCATATCTACCGTGGCTCCGGAGCTGGTAAATGCATAAAGCAAAAGAAAAAATATGGAAACTACCTTTTTCAACAGCACAAAAATAGAATGTTATTTGGGTAAAAAAAGTTAATTTCTCCATCTATTCTCCCATTCTGGATATTTGTTCAACTTATTAACCCTTAACTAATAGTCAATAAAATAATGATAATAGAAATATATGCATTGATTACATTTATAATTAGTCTTTTATAATATATTTGGTAAGCATTTAGAAAAATAATTCACCCATTCAACGGAGCCCTTTACAAGGATCGGTTAAGTGAACTACCCATTCACGCAAAGCGATGAGTGGGCTTCTCAACCCATACGCACAGCCTAATGGCTCACGTTAACGGTTGAAGGCTTTATCCGAAGCCCGAATGTTTTAATATTCAAAGCGGCATTTTCATCTCTTTCGTGATGAGTGCCGCATGATTGACAAGTCCAAGACCTGTCCTTCAAACTTAGTTCTTTGAAAATATGTCCGCAATGTGAACACAATTTGGACGATGGTTGAAACCTGCCGATGTACAGGATATTCTTTCCGTACCATTCGGCTTTGTATTCCAGCATCGTTTTGAATTTGTGCCATCCTACTTCACCAATAGCAAGGGCAAGTTTTTCGTTTTGCATCATGCCTTTGATGTTTAAATCTTCAAGGCAAATGCTGTTGTAAGAACGAATGATGTGCGTACTTGCTTTGTGTAAGTAGTCCTCACGTTGGT
The Arachidicoccus soli DNA segment above includes these coding regions:
- a CDS encoding TonB-dependent receptor, with the translated sequence MQISNNDSFLRKFVYTFCFIISITVCKVSAQDTTNHQVSGIVLDAISGAPLGGATIKYGKHNKGKIASSEGRFSFNLTMNVMQLITSYSGYKTDTSNIPKDSATLLIYLKPMSSLKDVLVKSKQNSSSISLMGAMKTEKIGQGELLRAACCNLSESFETTPSVDVGYTDAVTGYKQIEMLGLSGTNTSYTRENIPDVRGLASIIGLSFTPGTWLEGIQLSKGTGSVVNGYEGVAGQINTELIKPFMTDMPDMANKYKLILNGYQSTQGRSEGNLIYNHHFKKGLSSNLFLYGRSDWRRNDENKDGFMDSPIGTVLVGANRWFYFGPRGWEFQAGIKGDYLKSTGGQLNYKRNENDGLWGFQNDIKRAEGWAKIGKVYINKPYQSMGLQLSGVYHQQRSLYGARNYDGTQHSFYANYIFQSRLFHSDDNVIKFGSSLQLDNYEEKFVNTDFNRREVVPGIFTEYSYNYLTKFNVVAGLRVDHHNLFGAFVTPRLHIRYALTDLTSLRLSVGRAQRTANILSENAGLLASSRSLEIDGMPIANFGGNAYPFKPETSWNTGINLTQKFKLNYEEGTFSVDYYYTDFKNQVMADFETPGIVNFYNLNGKSYANSFQAQLDYEPIHNFNVRLAYRYYDVKATYGNTLKEKPFIANNRGFVNLNYATKNNWSINYTTQLTGRKRLPQSFEYAEGYAPSFITMNVQINKSLMNDDLNIYVGAENLTNYRQNPLILGAAHPFGNQFDASQVWGPVMGRNIYIGFKWKI
- a CDS encoding HYC_CC_PP family protein; protein product: MKKVVSIFFLLLYAFTSSGATVDMHYCGDNLQNISVKIIDDGAINNCCCQDGLVVKHKGCCTEKSFRPQVSKDLQLVVNDFKSFLQIPFQIVVNPCFQRDDLLSENDHGFNLYCNRPPNLWRKIPLYKLHQRFTYYG